AGAAAGAGAGCCAAAGCCTGAAAGAATGCTTAAAGCCTACCATCAAAGCGTAGCGACTTTAAACCTTATCAGAGCCTTTGCTCAAGGCGGGTTAGCGGATTTAGAGCAAGTGCATCGTTTCAATTTGGATTTTGTCAAAAATAACGACTTTGGGCAAAAATACCAGCAAATCGCTGACCGGATCACGCAAGCTTTAGGGTTTATGCAAGCATGCGGGGTGGAGATAGAGCGAACACCTATTCTTAGGGAAGTGGAATTTTACACGAGCCACGAAGCGTTACTGCTCCATTATGAAGAGCCTTTGGTGCGTAAGGATAGTTTGACTAACCAGTTTTATGATTGCTCCGCGCACATGCTGTGGATTGGCGAAAGGACAAGAGACCCTAAGGGTGCGCATGTGGAGTTTTTAAGGGGGGTTTGTAACCCTATTGGCGTGAAAATCGGGCCTAATGCGAGCGTGAGCGAAGTGTTAGAATTGTGCGATGTTTTAAACCCGCACAACATTAAGGGGCGTTTGAATTTGATCGTGCGCATGGGCTCTAAGACGATTAAAGAGCGTTTGCCTAAACTTTTGCAAGGGGTGTTGAAAGAAAAACGCCATATTTTATGGAGCATTGATCCAATGCATGGCAACACGGTTAAAACCAGTTTGGGGGTTAAAACAAGGGCTTTTGATAGCGTGTTAGATGAAGTGAAAAGCTTTTTTGAAATCCATAGGGCTGAAGGGAGTTTGGCTTCAGGGGTTCATTTGGAAATGACAGGTGAGAATGTTACAGAATGTATCGGTGGCTCGCAAGCGATCACTGAAGAGGGTTTGAGTTGCCATTACTATACGCAATGCGATCCAAGATTAAACGCCAC
This region of Helicobacter pylori genomic DNA includes:
- a CDS encoding class II 3-deoxy-7-phosphoheptulonate synthase yields the protein MSNTTWSPASWHSFKIEQHPTYKDKQELERVKKELRSYPPLVFAGEARNLQERLAQAIDNKAFLLQGGDCAESFSQFSANRIKDMFKVMMQMAIVLTFAGSIPIVKVGRIAGQFAKPRSNATEILDNEEVLSYRGDIINGISKKEREPKPERMLKAYHQSVATLNLIRAFAQGGLADLEQVHRFNLDFVKNNDFGQKYQQIADRITQALGFMQACGVEIERTPILREVEFYTSHEALLLHYEEPLVRKDSLTNQFYDCSAHMLWIGERTRDPKGAHVEFLRGVCNPIGVKIGPNASVSEVLELCDVLNPHNIKGRLNLIVRMGSKTIKERLPKLLQGVLKEKRHILWSIDPMHGNTVKTSLGVKTRAFDSVLDEVKSFFEIHRAEGSLASGVHLEMTGENVTECIGGSQAITEEGLSCHYYTQCDPRLNATQALELAFLIADMLKKQRA